The Paraconexibacter algicola genome includes the window CTCGAGGTCGTTCAGGACGGTGAGCAGCTCGTCCAGGAGCGGCTTGTAGGCCGGATCGCGGGCGAGGTTGCGCAGCTCCAGCGGGTCCTCGCGCAGGTCGTAGAGCTCGTACTCCTGGTCCTCGGTGCGCTCGGTCTGGGGCTTGCCGGTCATCGCGACGTAGCGCGCGATCTTGAAGCGCCCGGAGAGCGCGGCGCGGACGTGACGCCGCCACGCCTTGCCCTGGCCGGCGAAGTCCTGCGGCGACCAGACCTCGTCGCAGGTGCTGACCGTGAACTCCTTGCCACGCGCCCCGACCGGGTCCTGCAGGGCGGGGACGAGCGAGCGGCCGCGCAGCCACGGGTAGCGGTTGACGGGGTCGGCGACCCCGGCGAGCTCGAGGCACGTGGGCACGAGGTCGACGGCCTCGGCGAGCGCGGGCGTGCGCGCGCCCTGGACCGCCGGGAACCGCTTCGGGTAGGAGATCGACAGCGGCATCCGCAGCTGCTCGTCGTAGATCATCGGTCCCTTGCCGACGGCGCGGTGCGAGCCGGCCATCTCGCCGTGGTCGGCGGTGCGGATGACCACGGTGTCGTCGAACCCGCCCGAGTGGTGCAGGGCCTTCATGATCGCCGCGTAGTTGTCGTCGGTGTTGACGATCAGGTCGCAGTAGGTGTTGATCAGCCGCTTCCACGTGGCGGTGTCGTCGGGCTTGATCTTGCCGCGGACGAGCGCCGCGCCCCCGTCGTACTGGGCGTGGACGCGCGGCTTGGAGCGCACGTCGTCCTCGAAGTTCGGGGGCAGCTGCACCTCCCAGTCGGGCCGGGTGACGTCGGCGGTGAAGCCGCGCGGGAAGTACGCGATGTCGTGCGGGTTCAGCAGCGAGACGACGCAGAACCAGGGCTGGTCGCCGCCCCCGTGCTCCTTGAGCCAGTCGACGCCCTGCTTCGTCCAGACCGGGTCGTTGTAGATGCCGTCGTTGTAGCCGGCGGGCTCCAGCGAGGTGGAGATCTCGGAGTAGTCGAAGCCGTACGGCGCGAGGTAGTTGTTGCGCAGCGTGTCGAGCGGTCCCTCCGGCAGCGAGGTGCCGACCATGCTGAGGTGCCACTTGCCGAAGAACGCGGTGGTGTACCCCTGCTCCTTGAGCAGGTCGGCGATCGTCGGGATCCGTGGGTCGAGCGAGAACTGCCAGCTCTGCAGGAAGTTCCCGAAGATCCCGTTCTGCGGCACGTACATGCCGGTCCACATGCAGGCGCGCGCGGACGAGCACTGCACGGCGGAGTGGTGGAACCGCTCGAAGGTGACGCCGTGGCTGTCGATCCAGTCGCGCGCGGGGAGCGGCAGGTCGGGCGTCCACTGCGGCGCGCGCTCCTGGTCGCACATGACGATGAGGATGTTCGGCTTGCGCGTCGGGGTCTGGGCCCCGGCGCTCGCCTGCCCGAGGGCGGCGGCGGTGAGGGCCGCGGCGCCCGCGGCGCCGAGGGCCTCCCGGCGGGTGGTGCGGGACATCAGCGGGGACCCTTCGTGAGCGGGACGGCGGTGAGCAGGCCGGTGTCGCCGTCGACGGCGATCCCCCGGCGTCCGGCGACGGCGACCGCGCGGGGCGCGCCGCCGGGGCGCGCGCGACGGCGGTGGCGGCCGCTGCGCAGGTCGAGCACCGAGACGGTGCCGTCCCCGGCGTTGGCGACGAGCGCGACGGTCCCGCGCGCGTCGACGGCGACCCCGGCCGGGTCGGCGCCGGTGCGCAGGGTCCGCAGGGCGCGGCCGCGGACGAGGTCGACGAGCGTGACCCCGGTGGCGCCGTAGCCGTCGTGGGTGACGAGGGCGCGGGTGCCGCGCGCGGCGAGCGCGAGCTCGGAGGGGAACGGGGACGTCGCGATCCGGCGCAGGACGCGGCGGCGGCGGAGGTCGACGAGCAGGAGCGCCGCGCCGGTGTGGTCGGTGACGGCGGCGCGGCGGCCGTCGGGCAGCAGCGCGACGGCGCGCGGGCGACCGCCGAGCGCGATCGGCCCGTCGACGGCGCCGTCGGCGAGCGTGACGCGCAGCAGCCCCTCCTCCCCGGCGACCCAGGCGTGCCGTCCGTCGGCGGTGACGGCGAGGGCGCGCGGCGCGGCGCCGACGTCGACGCGGTCGGTCGCGGTGCCGGTGAGGTCGACGAGCACGAGGCCGGGGCGGTCGTGCGTGGCGGTGAGCACGAGCGCGGTGCGGCCGTCGGGGGTGAGCGTGAGCGCGAGCGGCGAGCCCCCGACGTCGCGCGCCGGACCGCGGAC containing:
- a CDS encoding YncE family protein — protein: MLGAMTGAAGWAASGSLLDGVARAADTAPCTPTAPGTRTSAIALAPGARSAWTADAGATTISRVRVRDLVRGPARDVGGSPLALTLTPDGRTALVLTATHDRPGLVLVDLTGTATDRVDVGAAPRALAVTADGRHAWVAGEEGLLRVTLADGAVDGPIALGGRPRAVALLPDGRRAAVTDHTGAALLLVDLRRRRVLRRIATSPFPSELALAARGTRALVTHDGYGATGVTLVDLVRGRALRTLRTGADPAGVAVDARGTVALVANAGDGTVSVLDLRSGRHRRRARPGGAPRAVAVAGRRGIAVDGDTGLLTAVPLTKGPR
- a CDS encoding sulfatase-like hydrolase/transferase — its product is MSRTTRREALGAAGAAALTAAALGQASAGAQTPTRKPNILIVMCDQERAPQWTPDLPLPARDWIDSHGVTFERFHHSAVQCSSARACMWTGMYVPQNGIFGNFLQSWQFSLDPRIPTIADLLKEQGYTTAFFGKWHLSMVGTSLPEGPLDTLRNNYLAPYGFDYSEISTSLEPAGYNDGIYNDPVWTKQGVDWLKEHGGGDQPWFCVVSLLNPHDIAYFPRGFTADVTRPDWEVQLPPNFEDDVRSKPRVHAQYDGGAALVRGKIKPDDTATWKRLINTYCDLIVNTDDNYAAIMKALHHSGGFDDTVVIRTADHGEMAGSHRAVGKGPMIYDEQLRMPLSISYPKRFPAVQGARTPALAEAVDLVPTCLELAGVADPVNRYPWLRGRSLVPALQDPVGARGKEFTVSTCDEVWSPQDFAGQGKAWRRHVRAALSGRFKIARYVAMTGKPQTERTEDQEYELYDLREDPLELRNLARDPAYKPLLDELLTVLNDLERERLGPVEVPLSGPPSLIEPIRPDPIGRPSIGDQTKENPPSPVEGVPGAYVQLPFGDPHLLARVYDGVGGDRLPQTADESRALAEARALHRARMLCELGPMAGRTR